One genomic region from Diabrotica undecimpunctata isolate CICGRU chromosome 9, icDiaUnde3, whole genome shotgun sequence encodes:
- the LOC140450673 gene encoding uncharacterized protein has translation MVTRAVHIELVSGLSTEAFILTLKRFISRRGNPKIIYSDNASNFFGAKNQLKEFYTFLKNKETSNSIQKFLAASEISWKFIPPRSPHHGGLWEAAIKSTKYHIFGLIGNSQLTFEEFSTVLAQIEAVLNSRPLCSLSNDPSDLSCLTPGHFLIGKPLTSFPERDVSDISENRLSIWQRSTKIQQLFWKRWTVDYLNRLQNRPKWTSTKENLQLNDLVLLKDENNPPLKWPLARVIEVFPGNNKRVRVVKVQTKDGIFTRSIAKLCPLPDYKR, from the coding sequence ATGGTTACCCGTGCGGTCCATATAGAACTTGTGTCAGGACTCTCCACAGAGGCATTCATACTCACACTCAAACGTTTCATTAGTAGGCGTGGCAATCCAAAAATAATTTACAGTGATAATGCTTCAAACTTCTTTGGTGCTAAGAACCAACTCAAGGAGttctacacatttttaaaaaataaggaaACGTCTAACTCAATCCAAAAATTTCTTGCTGCTTCTGAAATAAGTTGGAAATTTATCCCCCCTCGCTCTCCTCATCATGGCGGATTATGGGAAGCCGCCATTAAAAGcacaaaatatcatatttttggacTGATAGGAAATTCTCAACTGACATTTGAAGAGTTCAGTACCGTACTCGCTCAAATTGAAGCTGTTCTGAACTCACGTCCTCTATGTTCTTTATCTAACGATCCTTCAGATCTCTCTTGTTTAACTCCAGGACACTTTTTAATCGGTAAGCCTCTCACTTCTTTTCCTGAAAGGGATGTTTCTGATATATCCGAAAATAGATTGTCAATTTGGCAAAGGAGTACAAAAATTCAACAGCTGTTTTGGAAACGCTGGACTGTTGACTATTTAAATAGACTACAGAATAGGCCCAAATGGACCTCAACTAAGGAAAATTTGCAATTGAACGATTTGGTTCTCTTAAAGGATGAGAATAATCCTCCTTTGAAGTGGCCCCTGGCAAGAGTGATTGAAGTTTTTCCAGGAAACAATAAGAGAGTTAGAGTTGTCAAGGTACAAACTAAGGATGGAATCTTTACTCGCTCAATTGCAAAACTATGTCCCTTACCAGATTATAAACGTTAA